GGGGGTAgttctgggtgggggggggactgTAGCTGAAAGTCCATAGAAAGTAATAATGCACATCCTGGGCTGAAGACCTGTTTAAAGGCAGGCATGACACCCGATTCCCTTCTCCCTGTGTGCCTTAAACAACTTCCCAGCCTTCACTGTGGGGCAAGGATGGGCAGACCTTCTCTACAGCCAGTGTTTCCTGGAGGTGTAAGAATctgtttttttttgggtggggggtcGAGTGTGAGGGCTACTGGACTGAGGATCTGACCTAACCCTCACCTTTTCCCTCAGGCCTGTGCAGTGGGATTGATTGCCATTGGTGTAGCGGTTCAGGTTGTCTTGAAGCAGGCCATTACCCATGAGACTACCGCTGGCTCGCTGCTGCCTGTGGTCATCATTGCAGTGGGTGCCTTCCTCTTCCTGGTGGCCTTTGTGGGCTGCTGTGGGGCCTGCAAGGAGAACTACTGTCTCATGATTACAGTGAGTGGGGTGTGGGAGCTCTTGGGACTACCGGAAGGCATTTCTGTGGTGAGGTGGGTGGATGAAGAACACCAGGACTGTCTCAGGAATTGACTGGGTCAAAGCAAGCCCTTTAAATCCAGACTTCAAACCCAACTCCTGTCCTGTCGTCCTGCAGTTTGCCGTCTTCCTGTCTCTTATCATGCTTGTGGAGGTGGCTGTGGCCATTGCTGGCTATGTGTTTAGAGACCAGGTAAGCAAGGGGAACAAGGGGAACCTGTCTCAGGTTGCTCTGGGGATCTGGGGCCAGAAGTTGTTCTCAACACACTTCTCTACTCTAGGTGAAGTCAGAGTTTAATAAGAGCTTCCGGCAGCAGATGGAGAATTACCTTAAAGATAACAAAACAGCCACTATTTTGGACAAATTGCAGAAAGAAGTGAGTGGGACGGCTGGGGAGAGGGTCAGCTGGGCTAGAAGATTCTCATCTGTGAATTAAAGGGGAGGTTCGATGACTtctctcccatcccttctcccttcctagAATAACTGCTGTGGAGCTTCTAACTACACAGATTGGGAGAGCATCCCCGGTATGGGCAAGGACAGAGTCCCTGATTCTTGCTGCGTCAACATCACTGCGGGCTGTGGAAATAATTTCAAGGAATCCACCATCCATACCCAGGTAGGGAGAAGACATCACCCGAGGGGAACTTGGGAAATGTTTCAGGAGGCAGGAGACGCTAATGGAATCAGAGTTGGGAGAAAGGGACAGGGGCAGTTGGGAGGTAGAATTCCTGTTGGTGTTCATGCCCGCCTCTTCCCTTCAGGGCTGCTTGGAGACTATAACGACCTGGCTGAGGAAGAATGTACTGCTGGTGGCTGCAGCAGCCCTGGGCATTGCTTTTGTGGAGGTGAGGGATGCTGTGGGTTGTGGGGGTCTGAATCAGCCCAGGGCATGTAGGGGGCAGGAGGCACTGAGGAAGCTTCCCCTgcctcctctccatcctcatcCCCATCTTTCCTTTCAGGTTTTGGGGGTTATCTTCTCCTGCTGTCTGGTGAAGAGTATCCGAAGTGGCTATGAAGTGATGTagggggtgtatgtgtgtctggtcTCCTCTGCCTTTTCATGGAGTGGATTCTCCAGGTTTTTCGATTAAACGGATTATTTTTTCAAACCTGAAAAAGGAGACGGTCTCAGTTTATCTTAGAGTGGTGGACggccccttccctttccttctccccgcCCCTACCCTGAGAATAGGCAGGCATATTTGGAGGGGGTCAGTTGTTGGGGAAAGTTGTATTTTCTTGAGGGTGTTGGTTGGGTTGGCAGTGGAAGAGCTGGGGAATCCAGATGAGGTTGTGCCTGAGTATTCTCCTCCGCCCCTGGTTTTGTGTTGCCTGCTTAGCCTTCAAGCGGTGTTCCTGCAGTGTCCTTGAGGCCATCTCCTGCATAAGTCAAAGGGATTTTCCACAAAGGCCCTACATGGTAGAGCCTGGACAACTTTTTGGCTCTTTGATGCTTTGAGGGCCAGCAAACTCCTCCTCTCTCAACCCTCAAGGAATGTTTAAGTTTCTTGAGGCCTGTGTGGCAGTGTCCCTGACCTTTGCCTTAGATAACCAGGGAGTTTAAGTTATCTCCTTCTTTCACGGAAGCCACCCAATCTGGCTATGACCATTTTTCATGACTCCATTCTGCCCCCAGGAAAATTAGACAATGCTGTGCCGGGTGCCAACAACAAATTCTCGTTACTTTGCTGAGGAAAAGCGCCCTCTGGTGGCCATCTCTCCAAGTGCAGCACCGAAAAGCATCTGTAGGTGCAAGGTAGCTCCCTACACCACCCAGTGTACAATCGAAGTTTTGCAGGCACTAAAGAGGCAAACAGTTTGCTCCGTAGGCAGCTTAGGGATTTCAGATACTTAAATCTTGTCAGGCTCCTGTGGACACCTTCATTTCTGtacatcttttttatttaaagcaatACATATTTATTGAGAGCCTAATTTGTGTCAGAAACCAGGGAACACCGGGTAGAGACAGACATAGATGCCTTGCCTTTCAAAGTCAGCCTCTTGCTCTAAAGCTGGAATCAGTAGATTGACTGGGCAGGCCGGGGAAGGACCCAGGTGAGCACAGCATCCACTACCCTGGCTGGAAGGTAGGAGGCCGGCAGCCAGAGCAGCTTGGCGTCCCAGCCCGGGCTGTAGCGTGTTCGGGGGTGGCGGGCAGTCAGGGCATGCTCCAGGCAACTGGTCACCTTCCTTAGGTCTGGGTCACAGATCAGATTCATGATGCGGCGCTGCACTCGAAGATCTGTAGCGTGGAAGACGCTGTGGTTAGTGCGCATGCTCACACTGCCCCGCCTCCATTCCGTATTAGGTCCTTGGGCTGGTTGCTAGGTTCAGGAAGTGACAATACTCCCTCTGCCTGCCCCTTTCCTCAGAAAGTGGCTTTCAGGCTCTCTGTTTTTCCCATCATGCACCCAATATGGGCCCAGCTACTCACAAGTAGTGAGGAAGGCTTCCCCATAGTGGGCCTGTGTAGCTGGAGGTAGCCGGGCCC
Above is a window of Arvicanthis niloticus isolate mArvNil1 chromosome 22, mArvNil1.pat.X, whole genome shotgun sequence DNA encoding:
- the Cd63 gene encoding CD63 antigen isoform X1, with amino-acid sequence MRRKQEPRGGSRQRDRNALSGPAAMAVEGGMKCVKFLLYVLLLAFCACAVGLIAIGVAVQVVLKQAITHETTAGSLLPVVIIAVGAFLFLVAFVGCCGACKENYCLMITFAVFLSLIMLVEVAVAIAGYVFRDQVKSEFNKSFRQQMENYLKDNKTATILDKLQKENNCCGASNYTDWESIPGMGKDRVPDSCCVNITAGCGNNFKESTIHTQGCLETITTWLRKNVLLVAAAALGIAFVEVLGVIFSCCLVKSIRSGYEVM
- the Cd63 gene encoding CD63 antigen isoform X2: MAVEGGMKCVKFLLYVLLLAFCACAVGLIAIGVAVQVVLKQAITHETTAGSLLPVVIIAVGAFLFLVAFVGCCGACKENYCLMITFAVFLSLIMLVEVAVAIAGYVFRDQVKSEFNKSFRQQMENYLKDNKTATILDKLQKENNCCGASNYTDWESIPGMGKDRVPDSCCVNITAGCGNNFKESTIHTQGCLETITTWLRKNVLLVAAAALGIAFVEVLGVIFSCCLVKSIRSGYEVM